Below is a window of Macadamia integrifolia cultivar HAES 741 chromosome 8, SCU_Mint_v3, whole genome shotgun sequence DNA.
TGTCGTATGGGTTCAAGAGGATGAAAAGTAGAGAGTAAACCCTAGGGTTCACGAGAATGAAGATGGGGAAGGATCCGTACTGTTCACGAGGCTGAGGAGGCCCTATTCCGTCGTAGGTTTCCTTCTTTGCAGATGAATCTAGCAGAGCTCCTTCTGGATGAAAAGTAGAGAGTAAACCCTAGAGTTCACGAGGATAAAGAAGGGGAAGGATCCGTACTGTTCATGAGGGTGACGAGGCCCTATTCTGCCGAAGGGTTCCTTCTTCGCAGGAGAATCTAGCAGAGCTCCTTCAGGTACTATGGTGAAGCTTCaatagggaagagagggaagggGGTTTGTTTCATCGGGGATGAGTTGTAATTTttgccccattttttttttcaagaaacaggCGAAACAGGTGAAACTCGTTTcatcattcatgtttcttgaaacataaattgttataaatttcaatttatgttttaaGAAACAAATGGAACATAACACTTTTATCAAACGGTTTTAATGTCATTTCTGGCAATagaaaaacacagaaacacatttctagaaacagtaTCAAGCGGGCCCCTAGTGTGATTTGGTTTTcgtttctttttctcataaagATGAagctcaattttttattttttttcctttacgaATTTAGGCATCAATATTGTATCGGCTGATTTGTGTTGGTATCAACAATGATACTTAACTAATACCGGATCAATATAAAAATATGTTAGCAAAATTGTCCGAAACATATTGGTAGTGGTGGTTTAGCCAATGATCAATAGTGGTATTATTGATACTGATATTATTCAGTGAACTTAATATGTATTTAAGAGGGCTTGGAAAAATGAAATCGATTGAAGGATATATTATACAGTTTTTCGATACTTCTATGGTTCAAGTGAGTGGAACCGCAATGGAATCAGTTTCCCTGGATTTCAATTCTTTTCTGCTCGAACCAGACAAAATTGATCGAAAATCGACGGGAATTAGCCTGAACCCAAAAATTCGAATATGAATCAATTGTTCTAAATTAGTTGGAATTGGAATCAGAAATAGAATTAGAATCATCATATTTTCGcttccgattcctcaaaccatggctACTTGTGATATCGTAGTGCTTGTACCTCAATTTAATTGTATCATTCAAACCATAGACGAAAGCTACCCTCATCAAAatttccattaatttttttactgGTAAATGAGTCCctttatccaaaaatatataaaaatgaatCCACTTTTTCAAACTTATAATGTCTTGTTCGACTCTAAAACTATAAAGAAATAATGGGTTTGCTTAAATGGATTTTCCATATGAATAAGAATATCCTTGGAGAATATGAATTTTCCTAGACGAATGAATCGAAAATGAATGAAGCTTAAACTTCTCACTAGCTTTTCAAATTATCCTTCTTCCTACTTtgcataattcttgatattCAACTTAAGCTCCATTTAgtttgcaagggaaattaaaggaaggggaaatgaagatttttaaacttaaaagaGAGAGTTTAGAAATCATTATTCATCATaattatataaactacttaaatgtCATAACATATATAGTAATAATgctttttagatgtaattttttttttcttttcaaaattcaattggTTTATATGAAAAGTAGAGTAAAtttttataactaaatattGACCGATTTATAGTTAATAATAATGAGAGAGCACATGTGGTCATCAATAAGGAGTGAGTTTTTGTATTTCACAAGATTGGGGGCATCATTTCgtccctcccccttcccccctcctcttaTGTCTGGGTTTAAAGGTTAAACCACTAGGAATTATTCTTTCTGGGTTTATAGGTTAAACCACTAGGAAATATTCCTTTGTCCATAATATAATCATGTGAGAATTCGTTGGTGGGTTTAGAAAATCGCAGAAACTTATTTTTTAGATTGTCCATATTAGATAGAAATTCAGAATAACTTTAATAAGTAAAATTTGGTTGGTTTAGATTATTTTCTCAATTTATTGATAAAGAATTCTCTCCACTGACATATTTCAATGtttaacaaaatatatataccgAGGACTGCATGGGTGTTTGGCAAGGAAGTGCAAGTAATTTTAACTTGAGGATGATATTTAAAATTATACATAATCACTGGGTCTTATTTGTAAAAAACCAGAAATCTGATATGAGCAGAAAAGTCAACAACAATATTGAATGGGCTACACACGCCTCTAATCCTCAAAATGTCCCCAACAAATGGCCGACCGGTTAGGTCTTACATGTCaatatatcattaaaaaaaaaaaaaattaggtctTACTTATGTTAGGGAGTGTCATGAGATGATTAGGCCATGggcaatgaattttttttttttttatcacatggAACAATAGTTTGCATATTAAGATTGCCTATGCAAACGTTTAGTCTTTATCATCGATTTCCAAATCATAACGTACATGGAGGTTTTACAATCAAATTCATTGGTTATAAGAAGTaaaatacatttttatttttattttttcaaaaaatatgattaaCATGTTCAATATAGGTagttaaaagttaaaacaattgtgattataatttttgttttttagcaaaattgatttcatttatcttcccttctttttgaATAATCGAAAAATAATAGACATATAAATCTATGACTGCgtcattatgaattttttttttgtattgtttttttctttttatttattttcttgacatccaaacaaAGCAgataatccaagaaaaaaacaCAACTTGGACCAAGTTTGTTGGAGTTTGTACCAATCCACTCAACACATTCTAATTTCTAAGGGACGTGGGGCACAAATTTGGCCCAAGCTCAATGCTATCCACCATGAAAAATCAGGGCCTGAACCATTAAGCCCACGGGCTTGGGCTGACATCTCGGTCTAAGCTCGGCCTAGCCTGATCCATTGCACTCCCAAACATAAtcctttttcccatatatattaGTGGGGACAATATTTTTTGTGGGGGAGCACagcctctctctccttccccatGTGAAATGACCTATATGGGCATAGGAGAGAGACAAGCAGTGGAGGGTGCCGCTGGAGACTGTGCTCCCCACAAAGAACATTTTTTGAGTGGACTCCCCCATATAAGGATGCTTTGACGATGATGAGTATCTCTCTAGGATCGAGGGATGTTATATTTGTGGATTAAGGGAATTTCCATGCATCTTGATACGTCAATGATATATTtaagaaaattatcaaaatacccGTGAAAGTTATATCAAGGTGAAACATATCCATTTGACACTAAAGTCCACTCATAGTTCGAATGATACGCTATTTTGTCATAATAAAGTTTGATAAGAAAATGATTTCACTTAACTCTTAATCGAGAGAAGATTCTATTCCAATTGAATTGAGACCCACATTGGAGATAGTACATGCTAACTGGTATAGTCCTTAATTTTCATACCAAGTATAGTATGCATGTTATctgaaaaaaattttgaatcagATAATTTGGACATAACTTGGACATATGGAGCCTATGACAGAGAGGCGTCTAAAGTTCTAAGAATAACACTCAGATGGGTCAAGTACAACCCGGTTCAAAATAGAATCAAATATAGTGTGAAACATTTGACATTCTATACCATATGGCTAAGTCAACATCAAAAAAGCATGATTAGACACGTCGAACGAGCTTTATCAAATGTTTAACAATCACATTCATTAGTAAGTTGTTCAAAGTTGTGTTCTAGTAGAAGGAAATCTTTACCGGCTATGTTATAGTGGAGGGAAGTCTTTACCCATCACTGCTTGAATCGACTGATTATGGATTCAAGTTGATACACCCCCTGGTTTTGACGACTTGGAGGCTATAATTGCTAAACGAACACTTTTTTCTTACTCAAATTtcgtttgaaaaaaaaatttaacatagaaactgaaatttctatttttgacgAAACGTGTCCTAAAacataccaaatgcagccttagaaTTGACATCAACTGGCGTTTCTTCAACACACACACTTATGACTCGACACTCATTCCAAATCACTAAAACACAAAATTGGACACAGAACCCAACTCGGGGATCAAATTCCAATGTGATCAAAAAGGTCACCTTTAACATAGGGCGGCCCgaatatttacaaaaaatatGTACAAGTCTGGGATACAAAATTCGGGGCAGGGGatcagaaacaaaaaataagatgTCTATCTACGCTTCCCCTTGCCGGCCAGAGACTCCTAATCACCCTCCTCGCTCTCCTCCTCGCTTTCCTCCTCGTCATCACTCTCATCATCAGAAGACTCAGTCGTAGGAGCAATACGTCGAGGCACAGCAGCTAGCGCCGCAGTAGCAGATCTCAGCACTCGTGGAGCAGCCGATGTAGGAACAGCAGGCCTAGAACTGGCTGGGATGGAGTTCCTTGAGACGGTCGCCATTGGTTCAATTGTGGGAGGAGTAACCCTGGGGGTAGTGCCAATTGTAGTCACCGCTGCCGCCCTCATCTCCAGCTCCTTACAGAGAGCAATGTTAGCCTCCCAGTACCCTTCCATGTTGCTCCGCTGCATGGTTTTCATTGTTTATTACTTTTTGCAAAATTTAAGCGAAATGAAAAGACAAATACTGAGCAACTTACAAGTTGGGCGTTCTCCTCCGTAAGCCCTGACACCATCTTCTTCAAACTGGAGACCATATTCACCAGATCCTCATACCTGTGGGCAGGGACCTaggcaaaagaaaaaatgacagtttttgaaaaacaaaaggaaatgaGAGAAATTGACAAGATCAAAAAGAACTTACATAATCATATCCACAAGGCACACCGTGAACAGTTTCAGCCGGTGGGATGGGTGCCTCCTTTCCCAACTTCCAGTATGTCCACCCAGGGAATGCGGGAAGGAACACGTTCATTGGAGGGACCTGATGGGTACAGGAAGCCCCTGCCTCAGGAGCAGCAGAAGCAACTGCAGGGGGTGGAGTGGGGGTAGCCACTGGGAAAGAAGTGGTGCCAGTGGCCGGAGTTGAAGTCTGGGCCTACAATACAAAATCAAGTCCGTATAATGAGTATGAACCGAAAGAAAGAATAGTAAGAGAGTTGATCAAAATTTTATACACTAAAAGTTTGCAATATGATATTTTAGTGATAATACTCTACAAATTAATGTAGAGATTCTTAAAGCACTTATGAAGTTCTACATCTTGATCAAATTGTGTGTTATTCAGTTGTCTCATAGATAATAGAGTTCCATGCATCAAACCTCCCAGTATCTCTTTGGTGAAtgctccatattttttttcttccttcacaATAAAACCAGTAATTCATATATACATGCCATAGTTGATTTCTTCCGTCTTCTCCTTTTGCACCTAACGTTAACCGTATTTGATCAAAGGGATTGAATTATTACTATCTTTTAACCAGTTGGATTGTGTTCCAAATCATTAAATCATTTTAGAAAAtttcaggagagagagagagagagagagagaattctctGTGGATCATAACCCTTACAATGTCTGCTGTTAGTGAAATTCCAAAAATCCTTTAGTCCTAATTCTTATCATCTTATTATTTCTCCTAATTAAGTACACCAAGATTTCAAGAAACTCTCTCCCTATCAATGTCAGATGCATAATTAAATCCGGACTGGAGGTCGAACTGAAAAGGTCTGTTTCTGCTTTCTACACTTGTCCACcatttgttagaaaaaaaaaagggtggttTCAGTTTTTTCCAGTTTAATTGCTGGTTTGGTCAGGGTTTATACCTATGGCCACATGTAAGTTCACTTGTGCCAGTCAAGTGTGGACTGAGTTAGAAAGCAAACATAATCATCAAGAAAAACAACTTAGGGATCTTAAACGCCACAGCAAGGTGGCAGCCTAAAAATAGCTTGAcacacatcatcatcattaactGTTCAACTGGAAAATTCATCCAAATCGGCATTAAAACATGACAAAGAACCCAAACAATTCTGTGCACTTTACCTATgaacaataaaaaatgatataaaCAAAAACTCAACATCTAGTAATAATAGAGGACAAGTCCAGCCCAAGGTGGAGAATCTAATGTATGGCAGCTCAGTTGGAATTGTAAAAGGGCTCTACATGTCCACTACTGATCACAATGTACCACAGTAATGGGCTCTTTTCAaggaattttcaaaataaaaaggacGTGAAAAATTAGATTTAGCAAGGAAACTCCAATTCAATTCAGACAACTTAAAAATCATTCATATTTCTTGTTAGTGTTTCCTACATTTTTCTCTTGATTCACATGCATACTCCTAACTGtttcttttatatttaattaacCTTTCCATATAACGTATAGGGGCTGTTCCCCATAGAGGTTTCCAGCAATGTCTATTTTATCCTTTTTCTGCCTACCTGGAGTACAGAATACAAAATCTTAACAATTACAACGAAGTCAATGAAACGTACTCCAATAGCAACTGGAAGAAAGGCATCAAACTATGAGAGGCATGGCCGACCTTAAATAGAATTTCTCCAATGTTCGGCACTCCAGCCCAACAGAATGCATGTCATAGGCAAGCAAGCATACCAAACAAAAAATCTAAGCTTGAAGCAATGTTAAAAGCATGTAGCCTGTGATGGTGCTTGTCAATTCTTCTCTTCGTTCGGATGCCTTTTGTAATTTCAGCATTAAAAGCACAACATAAATCATGAAGCAGGCCTAGTGTAGGAAAAACATAGAAATTGGGAAGACCAAGAAATATATGTAAGGCAACTTACAAAGATCTCTGCATCTATAGACTCCATGTCACCTATTTGCCTTTTCTTTGGCATAGATGCACACTTTCCAACATCACCAGATTCAAGATAGCGAAACACATCCTTTTTGGAGCGGAATTCATATCCAGTTACAGAATCAATGTAAGACTGCAGCAATTAGTTAAACAATTGAAATGTGACAAATGAAAATGTGTTAATATTTTCACAGATGCAAATAAAATGTTGCACAAAATAACCTAAGAGAAAAGGTTGATGATTCAGCCAAGCAAGAGCATTAACATATGACTGAAAAAATAACACAGATTTAAAATATCTCAGAACCACAAATGAAATACATATGCACATTTATGAAATGTAAATATGCTACATCAGATCAGAATCTGAAAATAGAGACAATACCAGGTCTCTTCTGGTTCGATCTGCCAGTTGAGTGACCTTGATTTCCTTAATCCATCCTGAAGGCAACTCCTCTGCTGTATGCTTCTCCACTACAACCTAGATATTAACAGATAATCAGATTCAATATCTCACAAGTCAATCAAAACACTGCAAAATTTACAAATCCCACTAAATAGTAGATTTAGTCTATATCTAAAACAAACTTTTCTTGCAGATTCTGTAGAATGCATTCTAGTGTCTCTTTCATTCGGTTCAGATGCACGACTACGCAGCTTCCCAGTCTTGAGATAGCTGAAGACCTGTCTCTTGGTATACAATTTGAATCCAGTGAATGGAGCAATGTAACACTACAACACCGAAAGACAATATTTCCAATTAGACAGAATGTCTTCACCAACTGTAGCTAAGAAACtggaagaaacagaagaaaggGCGCAATGTGAGGAAGAAACAAATGTAGAAATAGAAAGAACTTCCAAAATGACTGTGGGAGGCAAAGAAGAGAATATCTTCAAATACTATGGAACATTTCAATATCTTTACTTTTTTAagggtttatttattttgcatctTCTATTGTCCTATTGATCTGCAGGCGCAAAAAAATGAAACGAAATAGAATTCAGAGAATCCATGCTAAGAAGTCAATATATGAAGATATAGCGAAGGAACAGAATATTTTCAACTGCACATCAATACATAATTAAAGCTCTTTACCAATataaaatgggaaagaaaaccCCACTACCTACTTGGATAAATTGTCAAGTGTATAACATCCTTGGTTTGAGGTCTCGGCTTCGCGCATGGTTTCTGTCAGGCCTGAAACCAAATTTTACCGAGATCTCCTCGaaacatgcattttttttaCAGAAAATTTCAGGGTTGGGTTTCGGTAGCCATATGGCAAGTCAGGTCTTGAAACTTGTCATCCAGCCTATTTAAGGCCTTCAACACAGTGGAaacattatattttaaaaaatcaagccTAAAATGGCACTTGAATTCAGACCCTAGGTTGGTATTCTATGTGTATGTTCCACCTCCATGGTACCAACTTCAActcaaggttcaagaactcatTTTGTTTCGGTGGTTTTAAAACtaccgaaataccaaaatttcacCAAAACAATATGCTTTTTTTCATGTGCTTTGCTGGGCCATTTTGGGAGGCTAATGGCTGAAGTGGCGAAATTACCGAAATGAATGGACCAAGATGGTTGAAATTTCGACAAAATagtgcctttttttttcaaaccaaaatgAGCGAAATTTCGAAacgaaatgaccaaaatatgACCAAAATTATGTACATTTATGTTTCGTACGCCATTTCGTTTCAGTacaaaaaaatagtgaaatatCCAAGATTTCGCTGAGTTTCTAAACCATGCTTCAACTATAGCTCCAGCTTACAACCTCAGATGGATGGCCAAAGTGAAGTTATGAATCAAACCCAAGAGATGTACTTGGTGATGCCTATGCAGCTCAAATCCTAAGGAGTGGGAACAGTGGCTACCGTGAGCGGCGGAGTTTTGCTAAAACACCGGCTGGCATTCAGCTATTAAAGCCACATCCTTTGAAGTCATctatgccccccccccccccgcgggGGCCAACACTAATCACGTATGTTCCAGGGACACCAAAGGTTGAAGCCATTAAACAACAGCTGCTTGCCCCAGATGCCATGATCAAGCAAATGCAGAGCAATATCAAGGAAGCCCATAACCGAACAAAAAAGGTGTATGACAGGCACCACCAGGAGAGAGTTTCAAGCAAGAGAATGGGTGTACCTTAAACTTCAACCATACCACCATAATTCACTATCTCTAACAAGGAACTTAAATTTATCGCATAGATTTTATGGCCCATATCAGGTTCTCCAAAAAATAGGAGCCATTGCACATAGACTTGATCTTCCCAAGGAGACACTTTCCGCGTATCTCAGCTCAAGGGAAGGGTTGGTAATGCAATTCCAATGCAAAATGAACTCCCTGCTATTCGAGAGGAAGATGCAACCATTCACCCTAAACCTCAAGCCGTCCTGGAGCATAAAAGGTATTAGGGCAAGAAGCAGGTTATGGTTCATTGGCATGGATTACCGCCAGCAGAAGCAACTTGGGAGTATCTAATGGCAAATCATTTCCCAAAGTCGGGCCTTGAAGACAAGGCCATTTCTTAGGAGGGAGGAATTTGTTACCTGCCTTGCATGCCATGCACCATGCACACGCAAGGTAACGGTTATCGGGTTTGGTTGATGGCGGGTTAAGTTCAGTTCCAGGGTATGAGGCAGTGTCATTGTGTTTAATTGTGTGATCAGTTGTCATATGTGGGTAGAAGTAATGGCAAGAGTGGTAGGAGTTATGGTAACCATGAAGGAGTTGTAACGGTTGCAATGCAACTTTATTTAGTAATTATGATGGAATGGAAGAGGACAACTTGATTTCCCCTGCAATTTCTCTCTTGAGAAAAGAGGCTCGGCACTTCCAAACTACGCTGACTaagtttcaaaaaattcaacatcGCCTATCATCTCCTGCCTTCTTCAAGATCGGTAAACACGGACAAACTGTTCAGGTACCATCTAGGCCTTCCCTTTTAATGTTTGAGTctgtttttgagttttctatataagtttgtaaggggctacagccTTATACACGAATTTGATTGGCTCGAGCCTTTTCTTTTGCTGCTGAGACAGTCTGCATGCTGTGAGATTCAGTGAAGGGTGGATAATCCTTGGGATCAGTATGATTCTAATCCAAGACTACTGGTGGGAAGCCAAAAGTCACATTCTTCCTTTCTATTCCCCATTAAATCATGTAACTGTTCTGAAATTTCTGCAATTCCTTATCTGATCAGGAATTCATATGCAAGACCTTTTTTGCATGAATTTGAGTTGGGACAAACTAGCCATTAGTATACCTTCGGATTTGAAAATATGTTCTTTACTGTTCAAGAGACGATCAGAATCTCCATCGGATCTGGTTTTATTACTGAATTTCCCATTCTGCCCTTATCTCTTAAGTTGAGAGTCTGCTTTCTGAATTCTGCTTTGAGTGGTAAATTTACTTTTATACCCCTCTCCTAGTCCAACAAGGTTTGACTCAAATTCTCAGATCCAGCCCTTGGATTGAGTTGGGATTTTCAGAAAGTGTTCTACCCCTGATTTACTGAACTCGACTTGAGTTTCAGGTTCATTCAAATCTCTGATTGAAAGTAATTAGAATTATGCATATTCTGATTTAATTTTCCAGATTTGACTATTTCTCTAATTGGGTAAATCACGCCACTGAATCATCAGTCTTTTAAGAGCTTAATAACCTAACATCAACCTACCTTTGTCTAGAATCTGAACTCCATCCAATTAGGTTGTCTTTTGACCCTATTATTAACCTATTACTGTTTTGGAGTTCACTTGCAATCTTGTAAGGGAGGTATGTTTTGCCTGAACCTATGATTCATCCTACctaaccacccccccccaataGCCCCCCTCCACCCCAAAGTTCGGTCAcctagatgccgtgacaactatgccccCATCAAAACCTTTAAAACAATCATCCACAAAGACAGCTCTGGACTCCACCCTTTCTATTTGAACACATGTGAAACCAAAGCATTCTTCCAACTCTCTCAATTTCTCACAGCATATCTGTGGCAATTGTATGGACATGGTGGCAGCAACAATGTAGGAATAAAAGTAATGATAGGGGGAAAATACTAGCCATCAATATAGGAGACTATTCACCCCAAGGATTGCACACCAATAGAGAACATTCATTTAaatgaacccccccccccacccaaacaTATTTAATATCAATAAAGAGTAAAAAAAGTTTTAAGGACTCATGAACTGTTATAAAAACTAATTCATTTTAGGAGATCCACAAGTTTCTCTTAAAATATCTGTACAAGAGAATGAACAGTAGCATTTTCCATAGtaatttcctctctttctaaTTGAATCAATATTCTACCCATTTATCATGTTGATAAGCTTCCCCAAGAGGTCATGAGGCTGAccaaattttagtttcttattttgtaCTTGGCTAGGGTTTtgtcccccttttcttttttcctttcatctTTGATGCACTCAGCTAGGTTCAAGGCCCTTCTTTAACTCCTGAAACTGAACGCTGAATAAAGATTTTAAAGTTCCACAACCTGGACTTCCCTTTCTGTATGATTTATTCATTTAAGTGCCAGTTAGCATTCGCAAATTCCATCGGTTCCATCCATTCAACCAGTCAAATGTATAGAAGCAATAAACCAGAGAAGGGAAGCACCTTACAGTTATTTATCCTTTCCTTTTCAGTTCTCCTTCTTTCATAGTGTCTACATATTACAGATATACATCCATTCAGACATCTAAGATAACTCCATTGCATGTCATTTACCAGCCTAAACTTTCTCTAATGTAAAGCTATGACACAAACTTCCTAACTCCAGACGGGATCACTAACAGCCTAAACAAAAACTGATGTCAGGCCTTAATATTTATGAACTCCATAAAACATAACAGTAGGTTAGAATAATCCCCACAACACCCTACAGTACTCAACATCTATCAGGACTAACCCCTATCCAATAGGTCATCCAACAGTATCTAAAACAGTACTACCGAAGGTcacaaaataaaagataactCAGACTTAACAATCAGAAGAGATAGACAAACCCAACTACTAGAAATGCACCGTAACAGTATCAAATGGAGCCCTTGCAGGGGAGAATCAGTCCTCCAACTTTCAGATCAAACTGGTGGATGGTTCCTGAGATTCATCAATTCTTGATTTAGGGCACAATTAGAGAGATTCCTGATATCTCTCAAACTAGGAGCCAGAACAGGCCCAAAGTCTAGTCAAGTGGGCCTTCTGGTGAGGGGATCTGATCACCAAAATATGGGCCAATTCTGATGGCAGACTTGAGAGATCCCAGGCTTCGAAGGTTTCACCAGGAAACCTTTCAAAACCAGTATCGCAGGTAAGGAATCCGTCTATAATCAAAAGCAATCAATCAGCATCAACTTGAGGTTACTTGATGGGAATGCTGGTGATGATCAGCAGTCCAAAAAGATGCCTCAGCTAGCCTCAGTATGCACAGAAAATTGCAAataaggaagagagaggagattGATGGAATAGAAAGAGGATGGAGATAGatgtggctatctcagcctaggcatctcacctaacATCCTCTCTCAGGAAAATGTTTGCACAAAAGTAACAGCTaattttctcattaaaattGTGGGGAGACCCTTGGGTCTGTTACATTGTATAGGCTCTAGAATGGAgccacaaaaaaaagaaagcatgaaaaaaaaaaataagagaaaaggaaagtCTCCTAAGACAAGTAACTTGCTTGTCCTAGACTAAGTAACcaaaaacgaaagaaaaaatACTGATttactaaaaaaggaaacaaacctAACAGGAAATTAATCTTCTAGAAGCTGCCCAAATCAATAGCTCTTGTAGCTGCTATCCAAGGCAAGATTCCAAACCCAAAAACTACAGCCAATAATGGCTCGCCCAGCTTAGCTGGTTGGTCTATATTTTTGGGTGATGTACCACCCCTGATCTGATTCCTGCGGCTGTAATGCTGTCCATGGAATCAATCAACATtattctcccaattcaaaaagAAAACCTGTGAACCAGCAAATGGAAATTTTCAACTAATCTCCTTCACATGCAGGAGTCACAGAAGCTAAAGGAAATTTACCATTATTGATACTGAGTTGATAGACTGTGAAGCACGTGTAATTCCAAGGTCTCTGTGCAACACATTGTATGTCGCAGACAGCAATTAATTAATACAATTTTGGAATTTAtcataataatataaatttatCTAACATTTTAGTTACTTGGCATGTTGCCTGTGACAATGAGGTCACAGTTTTGATTCCAGCTTTGCACAcacataaagaagaagaaaaataaacccCTAAGGGGGGAAATTGGCAAGGACCAACACTtcacaattaagaggt
It encodes the following:
- the LOC122086983 gene encoding uncharacterized protein LOC122086983 isoform X1, with the translated sequence MAIEKSPEWLPPGWILEIKKRPDGKKDSYYINLETGEKCRSKIEVARHTNSGNLCEYMPRKSKRCTKDNENQIVQVEDDVPNWLPTDWSMVIQTRKSGYRAGQKYKCYIAPFTGFKLYTKRQVFSYLKTGKLRSRASEPNERDTRMHSTESARKVVVEKHTAEELPSGWIKEIKVTQLADRTRRDLSYIDSVTGYEFRSKKDVFRYLESGDVGKCASMPKKRQIGDMESIDAEIFAQTSTPATGTTSFPVATPTPPPAVASAAPEAGASCTHQVPPMNVFLPAFPGWTYWKLGKEAPIPPAETVHGVPCGYDYVPAHRYEDLVNMVSSLKKMVSGLTEENAQLRSNMEGYWEANIALCKELEMRAAAVTTIGTTPRVTPPTIEPMATVSRNSIPASSRPAVPTSAAPRVLRSATAALAAVPRRIAPTTESSDDESDDEEESEEESEEGD
- the LOC122086983 gene encoding uncharacterized protein LOC122086983 isoform X2; translated protein: MAIEKSPEWLPPGWILEIKKRPDGKKDSYYINLETGEKCRSKIEVARHTNSGNLCEYMPRKSKRCTKDNENQIVQVEDDVPNWLPTDWSMVIQTRKSGYRAGQKYKVVVEKHTAEELPSGWIKEIKVTQLADRTRRDLSYIDSVTGYEFRSKKDVFRYLESGDVGKCASMPKKRQIGDMESIDAEIFAQTSTPATGTTSFPVATPTPPPAVASAAPEAGASCTHQVPPMNVFLPAFPGWTYWKLGKEAPIPPAETVHGVPCGYDYVPAHRYEDLVNMVSSLKKMVSGLTEENAQLRSNMEGYWEANIALCKELEMRAAAVTTIGTTPRVTPPTIEPMATVSRNSIPASSRPAVPTSAAPRVLRSATAALAAVPRRIAPTTESSDDESDDEEESEEESEEGD
- the LOC122086983 gene encoding uncharacterized protein LOC122086983 isoform X3 codes for the protein MPRKSKRCTKDNENQIVQVEDDVPNWLPTDWSMVIQTRKSGYRAGQKYKCYIAPFTGFKLYTKRQVFSYLKTGKLRSRASEPNERDTRMHSTESARKVVVEKHTAEELPSGWIKEIKVTQLADRTRRDLSYIDSVTGYEFRSKKDVFRYLESGDVGKCASMPKKRQIGDMESIDAEIFAQTSTPATGTTSFPVATPTPPPAVASAAPEAGASCTHQVPPMNVFLPAFPGWTYWKLGKEAPIPPAETVHGVPCGYDYVPAHRYEDLVNMVSSLKKMVSGLTEENAQLRSNMEGYWEANIALCKELEMRAAAVTTIGTTPRVTPPTIEPMATVSRNSIPASSRPAVPTSAAPRVLRSATAALAAVPRRIAPTTESSDDESDDEEESEEESEEGD